The sequence below is a genomic window from Desulfovibrio sp. JC022.
ATAGTCCCCTCCAAATCATTATTTAGTGTTTCTTGATTACATGTACATCCCGCCGTTAACGGCGAGAGTCTGGCCTGTGATATAACCGGATTCGTCCTTGGCAAGGAAAGAAACCGCGTTCGCTATATCATCGGATGTGCCGAGTTTTTTCAGCGGTATGCTATCCGTCATCTGCGCCATGACTTTTTCAGGCAGTTCTGCGGTCATGTCAGTCTGGATGAATCCCGGTGTAATGGCATTCACTGTGACACCGCGCGGAGCAAGCTCAATGGCGCTGGCCTTGGTCAGCCCGAGAAGGCCGGCCTTGGCCGATGCGTAGTTGGCCTGTCCGGCATTACCGGCCTGTCCAACTACAGAGGAAATGTTGATGATTCTGCCGTAACGCTGCTTCATCATGATCTTTGCAGATTCACGCAGGCAGGTGAAAGCCCCGGTAAGGTTGATGTCCAGAACTTTGTCCCAGTCTTCATCCTTCAAG
It includes:
- the fabG gene encoding 3-oxoacyl-[acyl-carrier-protein] reductase, producing the protein MSELPSTALVTGGSRGIGEACAKRLANDGFEVIITYVSRPDGADKVCAEIEAAGGKARSFKLDSSDREAVTSFFKEEIKGKVKLDVLVNNAGITRDGLLVRLKDEDWDKVLDINLTGAFTCLRESAKIMMKQRYGRIINISSVVGQAGNAGQANYASAKAGLLGLTKASAIELAPRGVTVNAITPGFIQTDMTAELPEKVMAQMTDSIPLKKLGTSDDIANAVSFLAKDESGYITGQTLAVNGGMYM